aaagaaaagaagagcctatgacgtcattttgaCGTCACTGTCTATAAAAAGCACAGAGAAAACCATTAAGACAATAACAAgaacagcaaaaaaaaagtacattactTCATTCATAGTGAAAGACGCACCTGAGGGCCAGAGTCTCTTTCTCTCTCCTCCCTTGCCCATTCATTCACTTAGTTATTCAATTCTCATTCATTCTTGACTGCACTCCAAACAAACATACTATTCATCCCTTCAAGTGCTCAATAATTAGTGTCTATATTGCACTATATCAGCAAGAAAAGGAAAATCCATCTATACTTAATATGAAAGGAAGAAAGGCCGCAGTAATCTGGGAAGAGGGATTTCTAGAGCCTTCGTCATCGTCGGAGTACCTCCTCTTCCATATTCTccttaaacaaatatataactcaCAAAATTGAGGAACAACAGATATCCTCAAAACCCGCCTCCTCTTCCTCCCCAGTGAGAGTTGACGACCCTTCCTCTTTAGCATCTACTTTGATTGAGGACGAGAAGAGTGTGCCGCCGCCGCCGTCAACACCACATCCACCAAAGAGGATTTTCAAGGATCTCCTTCTTGATTCATCCCTTTCTTCAAACACAAATAATTACCCAGGGCCTACAAAAACCATATTCAATAACACCAATAGCACGGACGATCACGTATCCACAGACTCGAATGCAATGATTCTGGATGTATTGGAAAACATTATCACTCTCTCAGATCCTCCTTGTTTTGCCTATCTACTGGATGATGAGAATGAAGAAAAGGAGGAGGAAGAGGTGAGAGAGGAATTGGAGGACGAGTTAGATATCCTCTCAGCCAtttctttcaagaaaaaaaaaagaaagctctCATCAAAAGGCAAGGAATtaacaaattcattttattcatcaaCATTTTGCAGTCTCCCCCACCTGTTGGAGTGTAGATCTCCTCATGTtgctctttaaaaaacaaaaaaaaacaagaaccatatatatataagatatgacgtcatatgtaCCGTTGACTGACTGCAGTCATCCATGCAAAATCAGTTATTCTGTTAGTACGTCTTTTTACAAATACTActcctaataataataataaaaaaaagatttcaaaagtcccatttttttttttttttccttttttcaaaaaaaggaaaaaaaataataaatcctagaaaaaaaaaaaaaaaaatcgggcgCATTTCCTCTCCCgcattatttaatgtttattttcaaaactccGGCACATCTGGTGTGTTaattctctcctttttttttttcaaaaaaaaaaaaacctgaaataTTTGCGTCATACACACCTGGAAAAAATTTAAGTCACTTTAGGGCCTTGGGCACAAATTTGAAGTTTCAAATGGGGATGGATGGTCTGATTTGGGGGTTCTGATGGGAATTCCCTATTTTTGGGGTGGCTTAGGGGGGGCTAAATAAGTGTTTGAGCATTGAAATAGAGGAACAGGTGTATTTCCCATAGAATTATTGTACTATAAAAGACTCGTTCTTTGTGTtgggggggaaaaaaagaagaataaaaagtatgtaattGAGTCAGAGTAGTCGGTTAGGCCCtcatataataatgaaatgtgaTGATTTCCTCATCACCATGCTGCTGCCACCATACCACTACTACTACGTATACTATCAGTACCACCGCCCGCCATGAAGGGTCCTTTAATGACCCTTGCACATTTTATATAGAGTCTCATAATGACTTGATAATGTTCCTTAATAAGTTAATGATCAATTAATCAtagtttcatttattattttccagatTTATTGCTGGACATAAAGAAAGAGGAGGATCTAATCGAGCGATTCGAAAACAATTCTTCGTCTTCCATTCTTATGTCCAAAAGACTGGAAGAGGACTCGAGTACAGAAAGTTCTAATATGACCTATCAGTCAAGCCAAGACCCCAATGGCATTCATTATAGAGTACAAGGCACATTTACTAGGTAAGTGGATCCTTGTGCTTGGAGAGTGTTGAACTCTTTTACATTCTGTCTCTCTCAGGTTTATCGATGATTCATCTACCAATCAACAAAACAATCCATCATCAACTTGGAGCTCCTTTGGAAATTCCATGTTTGGAGGACAGGATGCGTCCCCTGTCGGCTCTCATACACCCTCACCCTTTGCGGCAGCTCCAAGTCCTACGAGCTTTGAGGACGCACGAAATGCACAGCAGCACAATTTACTCTCCTTTCCTCCTAGTGACATGACCTCCTTATCCTTTGAACCCAGTAAATCCATACCATTTTCCTCTGGAAATCCAATCCTAGATGAACAGGGTCTCTTCTCAACGGCTCGTCTATGTCCTTCAGATCCATTGACTCTACAGCCACAACAGCAGCAGCCCCAGCAACACCACACTAAATTAGAATACCCTTACTACACTTCTCCTCAACCCCCTTTCTCTTCGCATCACACAGAGGCAGTCCCAGTGGGCCCCCTGCCACCACCTCAACAACAGCAACAACATCCTAAAGCAGAGTTTGCCACGGACCCCCTTCATACAGACTCTCTCCTTCAGGAAGCACAGCAGCCTTTACAAGATCCCCAACAGCAGCAACAACACATACACCAACAGCCCCAGCAGCAAGCTCAACAGCCCCAACAACATCCGGTTGCTGAGGCCATCAGTGCCTCTCTCGCTGACTATAACCCCAGTACAAGCAAAGGACATGAAATCCTAAGCCAGGTGTATCAGCAAAGTCAGCTCCCCATAAGACTGGTTCCGGTTCGATCCCGGAAGTATCCAAACCGTCCAAGTAAAACCCCAGTGCATGAGCGCCCTTATGCATGTCCCGTATCAGACTGCGATCGCCGTTTTTCTCGAAGTGATGAGCTCACACGGCACATCCGAATTCATACGGGACAAAAACCTTTTCAATGTCGGATATGCATGCGGACCTTTAGTCGAAGTGATCATCTCACGACACATATACGGACTCATACTGGAGAAAAACCATTTACATGTGATATTTGCGGACGGAAATTCGCCCGCTCAGACGAGAAAAAACGTCATTCGAAAGTACATGCCAAAACAAGAGGGAAAAAGGCGGCCTCCTCATCATTCAAAAGTGCCACGAGTACGAACtccaataacaataataataataatactcatcaacataataatcataacaataACAACAATTCAGCATCTTCCTCAGGGGCGGTCCCCTCAATCACTCATCCCGGTGTTCAAGCCCCTCCACACCTCACCCAACATCTTCATCACCACACTCACCAAGGTTTATCCGAAGATTCCTCACATCTTCCTTCCTCTCTAGCTAATCAACTAtagtttcaatcactcaacctagCCCTCCCTCCATATatctataaaacaaaatggCGAAACGCTCCTTTTTTTCCCGCGatagatgtcgctttttatcatagctatttatcattttctgcCATTCAGTTCATTTTGACAGCCCGAATGGTCTCATTTCCCCTTTTCTACCCATGAGTCTAGAGAAGTGACAATGCCCGAGCTTTTAGGGGTGTGAGGATACAATTATGCAATTTGCTTTCTAGGCCCAACTTGTACCAAAAAGTAGAttgtgaatttgtatttttgcatGCTTAAAAAGGCAATCATTTATACTTCTTGAGCACTCATTGAGGCTTTTATTCCTTCCCAGAGTTAACCTTGTACattcagttaaaagggtgaattaaTCGAAATTACAAGTGTTAGTTATAGAGtgataaaattatcttttagcCAATATATATTTGGACAAAGCCTATATTGAGCATATTCGTTTCGTCACCTGTTTATTTATAGTTCACCCACCCAATCTCTCTTTAATTACattgtaatacatatttaataatccTACATATTTCTTAACAAAAGTCCCCCCTTGATCATATTATACATACTTGCatcgaattttatttttttattttacagtgtttattctatttttgatactcttataatattattctattattgtaaaattaattacattcatTCAAGTcatttaataatacattcataCAAATGTCTTTATtagttttcaatatatatatatacctatatatcgTGTATCTTTGTAAATGCTCTTGCtctatacaaaaaacaaaacaaagcaaaaccAAGTGCATTAATGTAGATACAACAAAACGAacccttgaaaataaataaaaaaataaaaagttataatcacctaaaatattgtataaatatttccttctctacaCGGGGCTATCTTACAGTCTATATCATTGTCAGCTGACATTGTTTCCCTTTATTTTCCCTCAATTTGGAGGctgattgattgaatttaaattatcaaagcTGTTAACAATTCCAAACAATGATTAAATGATTTGTGTGGTACATTTTGAGGAGAGGCTGCTAGATAGAATAAAGCTAACGACGTGTTCACATTCCATATTGAATTAGCTAgttttgtactctttttttttttggtttatttttttatggaaaggtTGATTTATTCGGCTCTAAGACGTAAAACAAGTAACTCGAGAATGATCGAGCATAAAGAGCTAGACTAAGTTTGTTAGGCTGTTGCCATAGGGGCGGAAATTTCTTCTTCGTCTTGAAGAAGGCgagatgattttttaaaaacgttcgatggtaatattttttgtccaatatCAGATCTTTTTAACATGATGATTTATGAACATTCTGAATAAATCCATGGTTAGTTGGGAAGTGTTTCAAATGGATCTTgtgccttttttctgtttattttcggaGGAGATATTGCATAGTTGATTTGGCCGGATCCAAGACGTCTAACTATGGCTGCATAAACGACTACACTTTCAAGCACTAATTATTAGCCAATTTTCTGTAGAACCAGTAGCCTACGTAATAACATGACGTAGAAGGAAGGGCCAGATCTGTCCTTCTATGCGAGTTTGGCTGTTGTCTatactgtaaattttttatatatttttgaaacggtcgatgataatattttttgtgcaatACGAGATTGTTTTAACAGGATGATTTATAAGcattcataatgaataataattgatgaatAGTTAgctgggaagaattggctatgTGCTACAAACTGATGTTTCactttctttttggaagaaaggtttcGAGATACAATGAATATAACATACAACTAGTTTTGGATCAGTCAAATAAAAAGCTATAAAGACTGCAATCATCAGGAACTTTTATTGCAACAACAGATCTGTTTGGACTACAAGTAAAAATATTCCGGAggcattttattttcctaactaAATAAATGCAGTTTACGAAAATGTAATTGTCGGATTAAACCCTTCTCCGACACATACCTAAAATTGGCCTTGAAAATTTGCATAAGGTATTTTTGAAGGGTTTTAggtacatcaaaaataattcatttgaagtgctttaaatctacatttggtgaattaatatattttaattattttacatacgaATTTTAGATGGAATTCTGGTCAAATTGAGAAAGTTATTGATGCTAAAGTGAGGATGGAGTCAAATTTAAGTTCCCTTTGTGAAGAGAGTATATTTGATTCCCTATCCTTAAATGCCCATATCTCTAGGAATTCGGAGATATGGGGTTGACTCTCGTGTTTGTGTTAGACTTTTATGACTAAGTTTGTAAATACTAAGCATTTTGTTGTGTGaaagttttgatatatttggCAAGTTTGAACCCAatgctctttttttcttgaggagataacatgtAAGCATAAAGTCTAACCACCAGAAATTGTGTGTTCATAAATGACGGATAATAACGCTGAGGATTTATTGAGGAGTTATTAAATTAAGTCCCTGTTAGAATTAAGAAccgaaaacggagtaattttatctttatatcaTTGTTAAATTCGGAGggatatttgtgtttatttccttcgttTCTCAGGTGTTCCGTATAGTTAATTTAGCTCCTCTTTTCTTAAGCATTACCTAAATTCTCAAGGGgtattcatattcattttttgtgccATATGGATCATTTCCCATTTATCCTTTTTGAAGGAGGAGAGGCTGAGAGATACTCTAAATAATACATGTGTAAAATCACGAAACCCTTCACAACTGAAGAACAATGTCCATTTAAAAATGTAGTCtcccatatttataaaaagtacatacTTAGAGGGGCTCCATATTTCTTGATCATGCACCAAAGCCTTCCCTCCATTATGgagattatatgtataaaatgcaACGATTATaacgataataattaatttgaaaaagaaaataattggaaTACCAATGTCTTATAGATGAAATTACCAACTACTCATAAACCtatattcatttaatgtatGTAGCGTAGGGAAGCCCGGGAAAtgttacaatacaaaaatactttcatcatataatttacatcacaattgtttaatattgttaCCGGTCATTTTGGCGCAAATTTTTTTGACACTAAAATGGGGACAGCTGCAAAATTTGACTAGACAAATTGGATCGAAATTGTAGACAAACTATTCATTGATGCAGGGACATCCACAGGAGGTGGACTGAGGGGCTGTAACTCCTCCCCCCCCAATTTAAGAATTTTAGCTTTCATgagaaaattttttatttttttcccaaaaagtttaaatttttcagaatagctatgattttttgaatttttttccaaaaattaacttttttgagaatatttatggattttttgttaagaaaaaattaactattttgtgaataattgagCACTTTTTAATTTGCTTGTGAATAATTGagcactttttaatttttttccaaaaaaattaatatttaaaataatttttccaaaaaatttaacttttctagaatagctatggagttttgtaattttaatttaatttttgatttgtttcccacaaaatttaactattgaattttttcccaaaaaaatttaattttagaaattttctttcaaaaaaattaataacttttgaaatttttgtttgaaaaaatttcaaaagtgcaTAATTgctcacaaaaagttaaattttttgtgaacaaaaaatccataaatattctcaaaaaagttaatttttagaaaaaaatttcaaaaaatcatagctattttcgaaaatttaatttattaaaatttaaaaatgtttaaaaaacattaaaccccccaaaaaaaaaaaaaaaaagaagttatatatatatatggattcaAACAATTAGAAACCCATGTAGGTATTTTGAGTTAAAACGGAGGCAAGTCCAAGACAAACCAACTTGGAATAATTGAACCTGGAGCCAAATTTGTTGCAATTGTTCCACGTCTCCCCTACATACTATTTAGCTACAAACATAGATATTATTTACGTTCCACTAGAATACAATGACGTTATCGTGAATCATTGAACCTTAGACATCTTGTTCAATAATTGGCTTATGTGTACATGCAAGAAAGAAATATGGGAAACTCTTTTGGAACTTGAAATCTTCATTACTTCTTTTTAAGTCCTAACGCGAGTACTTctcttatattatagaaatttagaattttactTGCGTTGAGTAGTTGATACTATAAGCATCAtgaaacaaattgaataattttgtaccattaaatattataggtctgtgaatttcataattttcaaaaataagtggagaaatacatatatattagacaTTAGAGAATTAGTCCCTCTGAGATGAATTattgctttttatttaattctttttttttttttcttccaaaaaattcaatattttaaattaaattttttttttttcaaaaaattcaatatttcaaatttaatttttccgttaataactattgattttttttgtgaacaactgggGATTGTTGAattgtttttgcaaatatttaattttttctgaacaactatggatttttgaaattttttcccaaaaagtttatttttatgatcggctgtggatttttttttctcaaaattttaatttcttatgaacacctctggatttttaaatttttttccaaaaaagttccACTAACCAAGTAATTAGATCAGTATTTCTAGAACTAAAGAACCTATAAAGTTCAGTTGTCAGTTCCCAACGACAACGTAGTAAAaatggaggttatgtttttgccccTGTATCTTTGTTAGTCACCAGAATGACGGCAAAATCGAgtttgatcaaacttgatacaaagattatatatggtcacagtaagaggccattcaattttgatattgcTTCAAGGTAAACCAAagcgtaaaaaatgcataatcgaccaatactttaaaacaaattgagatacttaaccaaattatattttaagtggAGGTTTAGTATTCTactgagtgcccattctagtctTATTATAGATCAgatcctaaaatatatattgaaaatatgctTTATCATTGTTATTAGGGATATATTGACACCAAATTATCAGCCGATTCGGAtaccatttttataaagtattccaattccttattaatattatcataaagGAATTGCAATATATAACGAGCAAATaacgaaaaaaagtttttttttaatgtataactttttattaattagggcttgacaagacaagaaaaaaaatatatcact
The Lepeophtheirus salmonis chromosome 10, UVic_Lsal_1.4, whole genome shotgun sequence DNA segment above includes these coding regions:
- the LOC121125141 gene encoding uncharacterized protein isoform X1, whose translation is MILDVLENIITLSDPPCFAYLLDDENEEKEEEEVREELEDELDILSAISFKKKKRKLSSKDLLLDIKKEEDLIERFENNSSSSILMSKRLEEDSSTESSNMTYQSSQDPNGIHYRVQGTFTRFIDDSSTNQQNNPSSTWSSFGNSMFGGQDASPVGSHTPSPFAAAPSPTSFEDARNAQQHNLLSFPPSDMTSLSFEPSKSIPFSSGNPILDEQGLFSTARLCPSDPLTLQPQQQQPQQHHTKLEYPYYTSPQPPFSSHHTEAVPVGPLPPPQQQQQHPKAEFATDPLHTDSLLQEAQQPLQDPQQQQQHIHQQPQQQAQQPQQHPVAEAISASLADYNPSTSKGHEILSQVYQQSQLPIRLVPVRSRKYPNRPSKTPVHERPYACPVSDCDRRFSRSDELTRHIRIHTGQKPFQCRICMRTFSRSDHLTTHIRTHTGEKPFTCDICGRKFARSDEKKRHSKVHAKTRGKKAASSSFKSATSTNSNNNNNNNTHQHNNHNNNNNSASSSGAVPSITHPGVQAPPHLTQHLHHHTHQGLSEDSSHLPSSLANQL
- the LOC121125141 gene encoding uncharacterized protein isoform X3, with amino-acid sequence MTSYVPLTDCSHPCKISYSVNLLLDIKKEEDLIERFENNSSSSILMSKRLEEDSSTESSNMTYQSSQDPNGIHYRVQGTFTRFIDDSSTNQQNNPSSTWSSFGNSMFGGQDASPVGSHTPSPFAAAPSPTSFEDARNAQQHNLLSFPPSDMTSLSFEPSKSIPFSSGNPILDEQGLFSTARLCPSDPLTLQPQQQQPQQHHTKLEYPYYTSPQPPFSSHHTEAVPVGPLPPPQQQQQHPKAEFATDPLHTDSLLQEAQQPLQDPQQQQQHIHQQPQQQAQQPQQHPVAEAISASLADYNPSTSKGHEILSQVYQQSQLPIRLVPVRSRKYPNRPSKTPVHERPYACPVSDCDRRFSRSDELTRHIRIHTGQKPFQCRICMRTFSRSDHLTTHIRTHTGEKPFTCDICGRKFARSDEKKRHSKVHAKTRGKKAASSSFKSATSTNSNNNNNNNTHQHNNHNNNNNSASSSGAVPSITHPGVQAPPHLTQHLHHHTHQGLSEDSSHLPSSLANQL
- the LOC121125141 gene encoding uncharacterized protein isoform X2; amino-acid sequence: MGLPSISVCFEEYFTHLHVKRDLLLDIKKEEDLIERFENNSSSSILMSKRLEEDSSTESSNMTYQSSQDPNGIHYRVQGTFTRFIDDSSTNQQNNPSSTWSSFGNSMFGGQDASPVGSHTPSPFAAAPSPTSFEDARNAQQHNLLSFPPSDMTSLSFEPSKSIPFSSGNPILDEQGLFSTARLCPSDPLTLQPQQQQPQQHHTKLEYPYYTSPQPPFSSHHTEAVPVGPLPPPQQQQQHPKAEFATDPLHTDSLLQEAQQPLQDPQQQQQHIHQQPQQQAQQPQQHPVAEAISASLADYNPSTSKGHEILSQVYQQSQLPIRLVPVRSRKYPNRPSKTPVHERPYACPVSDCDRRFSRSDELTRHIRIHTGQKPFQCRICMRTFSRSDHLTTHIRTHTGEKPFTCDICGRKFARSDEKKRHSKVHAKTRGKKAASSSFKSATSTNSNNNNNNNTHQHNNHNNNNNSASSSGAVPSITHPGVQAPPHLTQHLHHHTHQGLSEDSSHLPSSLANQL